A section of the Citrus sinensis cultivar Valencia sweet orange chromosome 8, DVS_A1.0, whole genome shotgun sequence genome encodes:
- the LOC102609036 gene encoding uncharacterized protein LOC102609036 has product MSSIIQTLQKKPFLPTTMAASNKSLPVSQPAGNEQGGSLRRRLSSLSLKIQPMSAQTKSWAFQFQRSKSVSSMGEYAGTSIRKWWDWSWSWILSRKPPFAQDLEMNEEETTILGCHNKGSWRHVFYKVRSEIRKLMGSDKVDLPRTCKYNSFHYSKNLDSTSAKIFQD; this is encoded by the coding sequence ATGAGCTCCATTATTCAAACCTTGCAGAAAAAACCGTTCTTGCCCACAACTATGGCAGCGAGCAACAAGTCTCTCCCAGTGTCACAGCCAGCTGGGAACGAACAGGGGGGCTCACTGCGCAGAAGGCTATCATCACTGTCACTAAAGATCCAGCCAATGTCGGCACAAACGAAATCATGGGCATTTCAGTTTCAGAGATCCAAGTCCGTGTCCTCCATGGGAGAATACGCGGGAACTTCCATAAGAAAATGGTGGGACTGGAGCTGGTCGTGGATCCTGTCGAGAAAGCCACCGTTTGCTCAAGATCTGGAGATGAATGAGGAAGAAACTACGATTCTTGGCTGCCACAACAAAGGTAGCTGGAGACATGTTTTCTACAAAGTTAGATCCGAGATTAGGAAGCTCATGGGATCTGACAAAGTTGATCTCCCTCGGACATGCAAGTACAATTCTTTTCACTACTCCAAGAATCTTGACTCTACTTCTGCAAAGATATTTCAAGATTAA
- the LOC102609325 gene encoding CMP-sialic acid transporter 4 isoform X2, whose amino-acid sequence MEYRKIKDEDNDGGGSSSGDLESLRVSVTNVASKSSELANWKRKSVVTLALTVLTSSQAILIVWSKRAGKYEYSVTTANFLVETLKCALSLAALARIWNHEGVTDDNRLSTTLDEVIVYPIPAVLYLVKNLLQYYIFAYVDAPGYQILKNLNIISTGVLYRIILKKKLSEIQWAAFILLCCGCTTAQLNSNSDRVLQTPLQGWIMAIVMALLSGFAGVYTEAIMKKRPSRNINVQNFWLYVFGMAFNAVAIVIQDFDAVMNKGFFHGYSFITVLMILNHALSGIAVSMVMKYADNIVKVYSTSVAMLLTAVVSVFLFGFHLSLAFFLGSIVVSVSVYLHSAGKLQR is encoded by the exons ATGGAGTACAGGAAAATCAAAGACGag GACAACGATGGAGGTGGAAGTTCTAGTGGTGACTTAGAAAGCTTAAG AGTTTCTGTTACTAATGTGGCTTCAAAATCTAGTGAATTGGCCAACTGGAAGCGCAA ATCAGTTGTTACACTTGCATTGACTGTTCTTACAAGTTCGCAAGCGATATTAATTGTTTGGTCTAAGAGAGCTGGCAAGTATGAGTATAGTGTCACCACCGCTAATTTTTTG gTGGAGACTTTGAAATGTGCATTGTCACTTGCAGCCTTGGCTAGAATTTGGAATCATGAAGGTGTTACTGACGATaacag GTTAAGCACAACTTTGGATGAAGTGATTGTTTACCCAATACCTGCAGTCCTTTACCTTGTCAAGAATTTGCTTCAG TATTACATCTTTGCTTATGTGGACGCACCAGGTTATCAGATACTGAAGAACCTGAATATTATCAGCACTGGTGTCCTATACCGAATTATACTTAAGAAAaa GTTAAGTGAGATTCAGTGGGCGGCTTTCATTCTATTGTGTTGTGGGTGCACCACAGCACAACTGAACTCTAA TTCGGACCGTGTCCTTCAAACACCTTTGCAAGGTTGGATAATGGCCATT GTAATGGCACTTTTAAGTGGTTTTGCTGGAGTATACACTGAG GCGATAATGAAAAAGCGACCTtcaagaaatataaatgtgcAGAACTTCTGGTTGTATGTCTTTGGCATGGCCTTTAATGCTGTTGCCATAGTAATTCAAGATTTTGATGCAGTGATGAACAA GGGGTTCTTCCATGGGTACTCATTTATTACAGTTCTCATGATTCTTAACCATGCACTCAG TGGAATTGCTGTCTCCATGGTAATGAAATATGCAGACAATATTGTGAAG GTGTACTCTACCTCTGTGGCTATGCTTCTCACAGCAGTTGTTTCTGTGTTCCTTTTTGGCTTTCATCTTTCCCTTGCCTTTTTTCTTGGTTCCat TGTTGTCTCTGTCTCAGTATACTTGCATTCAGCTGGGAAACTACAAAGATAA
- the LOC102608745 gene encoding uncharacterized protein LOC102608745 — MALAANSIISQNRTLNSLSFPLPKPKLATIHHHPKEPKLNLQFQVQPNNQSHLRTSPTSCVAVQSSDPTSSAATNSWSEFAKNVSGEWDGFGADFTTEGNPIELPENAVPEAYREWEVKVFDWQTQCPTLAQPEDNQVMFYKSIKLLPTVGCEADAATHYSIDVRNIGGVHNKVSAFAYQSTGCYVAFWPTGDYDAFEVEHCLINPQDKESRVRIIQVFRVQEQRIILDKFRVFCEQWYGPFRNGDQLGGCAIRDSGFAATDALKASEVIGVWQGPSAIASFTSSCEDFLRELLGDSVQKSIRDESNLILLPRQLWCSIKESEDGETMCEAGWLFDQGHAISSKCIFSGDAKLKEISLAQETAVSEGV; from the exons ATGGCTTTAGCAGCTAACAGCATAATCTCCCAGAACAGAACCTTAAACTCTCTCAGTTTCCCATTGCCTAAACCTAAACTCGCCACCATCCATCATCATCCCAAAGAACCCAAACTCaatcttcaatttcaagttcaaCCCAACAATCAATCTCACCTTAGAACTTCGCCCACTTCTTGTGTTGCTGTTCAAAGCTCCGATCCCACTTCCAGTGCCGCCACTAATT CATGGTCAGAATTTGCCAAAAATGTATCTGGTGAGTGGGATGGATTTGGAGCTGACTTTACAACAGAAGGTAACCCAATTGAACTTCCAGAGAATGCTGTACCTGAGGCCTATAGAGAGTGGGAGGTTAAGGTTTTCGATTGGCAGACTCAATGCCCCACCCTTGCTCAACCAGAGGACAACCAGGTTATGTTTtacaaatcaataaaattgcTCCCAACTGTTGGATGTGAAGCTGATGCTGCAACTCACTACAGCATTGATGTCCGGAATATTGGCGGTGTACATAATAAGGTTTCTGCCTTTGCCTATCAGTCTACCGGATGTTATGTGGCTTTTTGGCCAACTGGGGACTATGATGCATTTGAGGTTGAGCATTGCTTGATCAATCCTCAGGATAAGGAGTCTCGTGTGAGGATAATTCAGGTTTTCCGTGTACAAGAACAAAGGATTATACTAGACAAATTTAGAGTTTTTTGTGAGCAGTGGTATGGACCATTTAGAAATGGTGACCAGCTTGGGGGATGTGCCATCCGCGATTCTGGTTTCGCTGCTACAGATGCCTTGAAAGCTTCAGAGGTCATTGGGGTTTGGCAGGGCCCTAGCGCTATTGCCAGTTTCACCAGCTCATGTGAA GATTTTCTTCGTGAACTTTTAGGAGACAGTGTTCAGAAGTCAATAAGAGATGAAAGCAATCTAATATTGCTTCCCAGGCAATTATGGTGTTCAATAAAAGAAAGTGAGGATGGTGAAACAATGTGTGAAGCAGGATGGCTGTTTGATCAAGGACATGCCATTTCATCAAAATGCATCTTCTCCGGTGATGCAAAGTTAAAG GAAATCTCATTAGCTCAAGAAACTGCTGTTTCAGAGGGTGTATAG
- the LOC102609325 gene encoding CMP-sialic acid transporter 4 isoform X1: MEYRKIKDEDNDGGGSSSGDLESLRGKPISVTNVASKSSELANWKRKSVVTLALTVLTSSQAILIVWSKRAGKYEYSVTTANFLVETLKCALSLAALARIWNHEGVTDDNRLSTTLDEVIVYPIPAVLYLVKNLLQYYIFAYVDAPGYQILKNLNIISTGVLYRIILKKKLSEIQWAAFILLCCGCTTAQLNSNSDRVLQTPLQGWIMAIVMALLSGFAGVYTEAIMKKRPSRNINVQNFWLYVFGMAFNAVAIVIQDFDAVMNKGFFHGYSFITVLMILNHALSGIAVSMVMKYADNIVKVYSTSVAMLLTAVVSVFLFGFHLSLAFFLGSIVVSVSVYLHSAGKLQR; this comes from the exons ATGGAGTACAGGAAAATCAAAGACGag GACAACGATGGAGGTGGAAGTTCTAGTGGTGACTTAGAAAGCTTAAGAGGAAAGCCta TTTCTGTTACTAATGTGGCTTCAAAATCTAGTGAATTGGCCAACTGGAAGCGCAA ATCAGTTGTTACACTTGCATTGACTGTTCTTACAAGTTCGCAAGCGATATTAATTGTTTGGTCTAAGAGAGCTGGCAAGTATGAGTATAGTGTCACCACCGCTAATTTTTTG gTGGAGACTTTGAAATGTGCATTGTCACTTGCAGCCTTGGCTAGAATTTGGAATCATGAAGGTGTTACTGACGATaacag GTTAAGCACAACTTTGGATGAAGTGATTGTTTACCCAATACCTGCAGTCCTTTACCTTGTCAAGAATTTGCTTCAG TATTACATCTTTGCTTATGTGGACGCACCAGGTTATCAGATACTGAAGAACCTGAATATTATCAGCACTGGTGTCCTATACCGAATTATACTTAAGAAAaa GTTAAGTGAGATTCAGTGGGCGGCTTTCATTCTATTGTGTTGTGGGTGCACCACAGCACAACTGAACTCTAA TTCGGACCGTGTCCTTCAAACACCTTTGCAAGGTTGGATAATGGCCATT GTAATGGCACTTTTAAGTGGTTTTGCTGGAGTATACACTGAG GCGATAATGAAAAAGCGACCTtcaagaaatataaatgtgcAGAACTTCTGGTTGTATGTCTTTGGCATGGCCTTTAATGCTGTTGCCATAGTAATTCAAGATTTTGATGCAGTGATGAACAA GGGGTTCTTCCATGGGTACTCATTTATTACAGTTCTCATGATTCTTAACCATGCACTCAG TGGAATTGCTGTCTCCATGGTAATGAAATATGCAGACAATATTGTGAAG GTGTACTCTACCTCTGTGGCTATGCTTCTCACAGCAGTTGTTTCTGTGTTCCTTTTTGGCTTTCATCTTTCCCTTGCCTTTTTTCTTGGTTCCat TGTTGTCTCTGTCTCAGTATACTTGCATTCAGCTGGGAAACTACAAAGATAA
- the LOC102610106 gene encoding cysteine protease XCP1, producing MAFFSHSKLLLLSLSLSLFACSSLAHDFSIVGYSPEHLTSMDKLIELFESWMSKHGKTYKCIEEKLHRFEIFKENLKHIDQRNKEVTSYWLGLNEFADMSHEEFKNKYLGLKPQFPTRRQPSAEFSYRDVKALPKSVDWRKKGAVTPVKNQGSCGSCWAFSTVAAVEGINQIVSGNLTSLSEQELIDCDTSFNNGCNGGLMDYAFKYIVASGGLHKEEDYPYLMEEGTCEDKKEEMEVVTISGYQDVPENDEQSLLKALAHQPVSVAIEASGTDFQFYSGGVFTGPCGAELDHGVAAVGYGKSKGSDYIIVKNSWGPKWGERGYIRMKRNTGKPEGLCGINKMASIPLKK from the exons ATGGCCTTCTTTTCTCATTCCAAGCTCTTGCTTCTTTCCTTGTCTTTGTCTCTCTTCGCGTGCTCTAGTCTGGCTCATGATTTTTCCATCGTGGGTTATTCACCAGAGCACTTGACTTCCATGGATAAGCTCATTGAGCTATTTGAATCATGGATGTCTAAACATGGAAAAACTTACAAATGCATTGAAGAGAAGTTGCATAGGTTTGAgatcttcaaagaaaatttgaagcaTATTGATCAGAGGAACAAAGAGGTCACTAGCTATTGGCTTGGTTTGAATGAGTTTGCAGACATGAGCCACGAAGAGTTCAAGAACAAATATTTAGGATTGAAACCTCAGTTCCCCACGAGGAGACAGCCTTCTGCCGAGTTTAGCTATAGAGATGTCAAAGCTTTGCCGAAATCTGTTGATTGGAGGAAGAAAGGAGCTGTTACTCCTGTCAAGAACCAAGGTTCATGTGGTAGTTGTTGGGCATTTTCAACTGTTGCAGCTGTGGAAGGCATCAACCAGATAGTCTCAGGAAATCTAACTTCATTGTCCGAACAAGAGTTGATTGATTGCGACACAAGTTTCAACAATGGCTGCAATGGAGGTCTAATGGATTATGCATTCAAGTATATAGTTGCAAGTGGAGGACTCCATAAGGAAGAAGACTACCCATATCTTATGGAGGAAGGCACTTGTGAGGACAAGAAG GAAGAGATGGAGGTAGTGACAATCAGTGGCTACCAAGATGTGCCAGAAAACGATGAACAAAGTCTCTTGAAAGCACTGGCTCACCAGCCTGTTAGTGTAGCCATCGAAGCTTCTGGCACAGACTTCCAATTTTACAGTGGG GGTGTATTCACTGGGCCTTGTGGAGCTGAGCTCGATCACGGCGTTGCTGCAGTTGGATATGGAAAATCAAAGGGTTCAGATTACATCATTGTGAAGAACTCATGGGGACCCAAATGGGGAGAGAGAGGTTACATAAGGATGAAGAGAAACACTGGAAAACCTGAAGGACTCTGTGGCATCAACAAGATGGCTTCAATCCCCCTCAAGAAGTAA